DNA sequence from the Streptomyces cinnabarinus genome:
GGTGAACTGGCGTTCTGGGCACATAAGCGGAGGTGGACCGGCGATAGAGATGTGGGAGTGATCCAAGACGTACGGTGCCGCCGCATCACTACGACTGCCCTTGTACTGACCGCCGCGCTCACGTCCGTGCTGCTGCCGGCGCCCGGTACCGCAGCGGCACGCGAAGCCGCGGACACGGTCCAGTCCTTCCGCAGTCGGGCCACGTTCGCCTGCCTCGACGACAGCTCCGAGCACGGACTGAGAACCACCATCTGCCACAACAACAGCCACCAGAAGTGGACCGTACATGTCTGGGCCGACGGCACCCGCCGGATGCGGAACCACGCCACTGGCCTGTGCCTGGCCGACTATCCGGACGGCGACGCGTCCACCCAGCCCTGCGACCAGGGCAAGGACGAAAGCTGGATCGTCCATCGGTTTCCGAACGGGGATGTCGAGCTGAAGAACCAGAAGACCGGCCGATGTCTCGACGACAGCGAACACGGCCTACGCACGTTCCCCTGCGGCACACACACCAACCCGAGCCTCTACCAGTCCTGGTTCTAGCCCTGCTGGAAACCCTGCGGTGAATGCGAACGGCCCCTGACCAACTACCAGGTCAGGGGCCGTTCTACTGCGGTGGGTGTGGGATTTGAACCCACGGTGACATCGCTGCCACGACGGTTTTCAAGACCTTTCGGGGGCTGCGGGCTGTTGGGCCTCCCCCGCAGGTCAGACAGGTACCGGCACCCCGGCGGAGCCGTCGTCATCGTCGTCGTGGCCGTCCGCGTAGAGCGCGCCCCGGGAAACGGCCGCCGGGAGGACCCGGAGGAGCTCCGCGCCCGCTACCCAAACTTCGGTCACGCCTGGACCGCGGAAGACGAAGCGAAGCTGCTCACCTGGTACCGGGAAGGGGAGCGCGATCTCGACGTGCTCGGCACGGAGTTCGGACGTCAGCCCGGTGCCATCCGCTCCCGGCTCGGCAAGCTGGGGTTAGAGCAGCTGTGATGTGGCTGGGGCGGTCGGCCCGTGACCGTGCCTGGGGTGCGGGACCAGGCGAGGGTTGTTGCGGTTTGGTGCGGTGGTCGGTCGGGGACCGGCCACAGCCGAAGTTGTCGTCGGCTGGAGTCCGTGAGTCGGTGCCGCCGTCTTGATGCCCCAGGGCAGCACGAACCACGGACGCCACGGTGACCGACGCGGAGCAGTGGCACCAGGACCAGGAGCACCAGCGCCCGCTACGATCCCGGAGTATCAGCAGATCAGGAGACCGATCGACCGCCTGATCACCTTTGCTTCCCAAGCTTTCAGCGCGGGTTCGATTCCCGTCATCCGCTCTTGAGAGAAGGCCCAGGTCAGCGACCTGGGCCTTCGTCGTTGTCTCGACCGTCGGCACGACCGGAATCCGGTCAGAACTCCAGCACCTCGCGGTCGAGCGGATACCGCGCACGGTGAGGGCCCTCGTACGGCGAGGGCGTGATCGGCAGGACGCCGGTCGGCTGCAGGCCCAGGTTGTCGTCCCAGATGCGGGGTTCGACCTGTCCGACGACGCGGAACTGGCGGAAGGTGAAGGGCGGGCTGTCGGTCGGGAAGAACTCGGCTGTGGTCATCACCTGGAAGTGCAGGTGCGGCGTGGTCGAGTTGCCGCTGTTGCCGATCAGCCCGAGAACCCGGCCGGGTTCGACGCGGTCGCCTTCCCGGACCTTGAGCGAGCCGGGCTTCAGGTGGGCGTAGAGCAGATAGCGGCCCGGCGCGACCTCCAGGGTGACGTGGTTGCCGACGGTCTCCTCGATGGGCGGGACCGGCGGCGTGACGGGCGGCGTGTTGTCCGGGATCCCGTCCTGGACCTCCACCACTCTGCCGCCGGCCGCGGCGACGACCGGCTGCCGGTAGCTCAGGTAGCTGGTGAGCCGCGCGGGGTCGCCTTCCCAGGTCTGTCCTTGCTCGCCGACCCGGTACCAGTCGATCGCGAAGCGCTGCGGCACGTAGAAGCGGCCGTTGATCGGGCCGAGGCCGCGCCGGTGGTGGGTGTTGCCGCAGCACGACTCGCTGGAGTACCAAGTGCCGGGGCGGACCGGCGCGTTCAGGTTCATCGGCGCGGTGCGGCCGGTCGGGGTGACCTGAACCGTCTCCTCGAACGGGGAGGAACCGGAGGCGGTGACGACGGCACCCGAGAGATGGTGTTCGAGGACCTTGGGCACATGCTTACCGCGGTCAAGGGCCAGGTCGAGCCAGATGACCCACTGCTGGGAGCCTGGGATGACGGTCGGCGTCGGCCCCGGGGGCGCCGGGGTGGACCCGTCCGCACCCGGCAGGGGATCACCCACGGGATTGGCGGCATCGGCCAGCTCCTGGCCACTCAGCGAGCCCACTACCCGGTGTGTGCGGGCGTCCCGGACCTCGACACGGTCGAGGCGCACCTGCGTGCTGCTGGGCAGTGCGTTCGTGGTGAGCAGTTCGTACGAGAGGTGCGTCCTGCCGTCCGTGGCATGGAACGGCGTCGGTTCGGTCATCACCGCCGCCGTCAACGGCGTGAACTGTGGGCCGGATGCTGGACCGGCCGTGTCGGTCCCGTATCCGGGTGCCGTTGAAGCCGTCAGCATGCCGGCTGCGAGCACGGCGGTCACGAGCCCGCGACGTAGCGGGCTCCGGCCGGTGCGGTTGCGAGGGTCACGCTCTGCCATGGTGCTCTTCCAGTCGTCGGGTCCCGGTCCGTGAAGGGCACCGGCACGCCCCGCGCCGAGGCGCATGCCCCTGTGTAACTCGGCGACGCGCCGCTCCGAGCCGAGGGCACCGGAGCCACGTCCGAACTACACCCGTCCAGCCGCATCGACCAGCGAGCCCGGGGCACAGGGTGAGCTGCCCAGAACGAATCAGAACGACCGCTTCGGGCCGACAGGACGCCTCCGGGGATGCGAACGGGCTTTTCGCCGCCCTCAGCCTCAGAGCGTCGGCCCCGGTAGACGCACCCAGGAGGCGGGCGACAGCCTTGAAGCCTTGCGCAGGCGCGTGCCACAACGTGCCAGTAGGACCGGTGAACAGCGGTCGACAGGGGGTCCGGCCAGGCATCGGTGCGCCTCCCCATTACGGCCATTCCCGCAGGTCAGACGACGTTTCCCCATCGCCGACGAACTACGGCGGCGGATCGCGGAGCACGAGTGGGAGCCAGGGGACCGACTTCCCTCCCGCGCCCAGATCGGCCAGGAATACGGCGTGGGCGACAACGTAGTGCGCCGCGCGCAGGAGTTGCTGATCTCCCAAGGGGCGCTCGAAGGCCGCGCCGGATCCGGCACCTACGTCGCCGAGCCCCGGCAGCGGGTGCGGGTCGTGCGGTCGTCGGTGCGCGAGCAGCCCAGCGGGTCCCCGTTCCGTGCGGACATGAAGGCCGTGGGCAGGCAAGGCGATTGGGAGAGCCGGACCGAGGCCAGGGTCCCGGCGCCGGCGGACATCGCCACGCGACTCGGCATCGCCGAGGGTGAGTTGTGTGTCCGCACCGCCTACGAGTACCTCGCCGACGGCAAGCCTGTGCAGTTGTCGACGAGTTGGGAGCTGGCGGAGATCGGCATCACCGTCAGCCACGCCGTGGAGCATCCAGAGCCCCGGCAGGCCACCGCCGAAGAGGCCTCGCTCCTGGGCATCCAGAAGGGCGCACTCGTCACGCACATCCGGCGGACGTACTACAGCGACCAGGGGCGGCCCGTGGAGACCGCGGACACCATCGTGCCCGCCGCCCTCTGCGAGATCGTCTACGAGATTCCGATCAGCCGCTGAGTAGTCGTCCGTGCGTGCCCTGTTCGTGCCCCTTCCGTGCCCGATCGGGCGGGGAACCGCGGAGAACGGCGGGCAGCGACGGTGCGCACGCATACAAACGGCCCCTGACCAAATACCAGGTCAGGGGCCGTTCTACTGCGGTGGGTGTGGGATTTGAACCCACGGTGACATCGCTGCCACGACGGTTTTCAAGACCGTTCCCTTAGGCCGCTCGGGCAACCCACCCCGCGTCGCTGATCGGCGGCGCGGGGACAAGAGTAACGGGTGGGTGGGGTCAGCTGTCGCCCACGCGTGAGCCGAGGGTCAGCTGGACTGTGCGGGTCTGGCCGTCGCGCTCGTAGGTGATCTCCACCTTGTCGCCGGGCTGATGGGTCCAGATCTCGCCGATCAGGGTGGGGCCGGAGTCGATCACTCGGTCGTCGAGCTTGGTGATGACGTCACCCGGCTTCAGGCCCGCGTCGGCCGCCGGGCCGCCCGCCTCCACCGGGTCCGAGCCGCTCGCGCCCTGCTCGGTGATCTTCGCGCCGCCGGTGCCCTCCTCCAGGGAGACGGAGGCGCCGATCTTGGCGTACACCGGCTTGCCGGTCTTGATCAGCTGCTGGGCGACGTACTTGGCCTGGTTGATCGGGATGGCGAAGCCCAGGCCGATGGAGCCGGACTGGCTGGTGCCGCCCAGGCCGTTCCCGGCGGACTGGATCGCGGAGTTGATGCCGATCACATTGCCCTGGGCGTCCAGGAGCGGGCCGCCCGAGTTGCCCGGGTTGATCGAGGCGTCCGTCTGCAGGGCGCTCATGTAGGAGGCGTTCGACCCCGTGCCGTCGCTCGACGCCACCGGGCGGTTCTTCGCGCTGATGATGCCCGTCGTCACGGTGTTCGACAGACCGAAGGGGGCGCCGATGGCGATCGTCGAGTCGCCCACCGCC
Encoded proteins:
- a CDS encoding GntR family transcriptional regulator, which gives rise to MADELRRRIAEHEWEPGDRLPSRAQIGQEYGVGDNVVRRAQELLISQGALEGRAGSGTYVAEPRQRVRVVRSSVREQPSGSPFRADMKAVGRQGDWESRTEARVPAPADIATRLGIAEGELCVRTAYEYLADGKPVQLSTSWELAEIGITVSHAVEHPEPRQATAEEASLLGIQKGALVTHIRRTYYSDQGRPVETADTIVPAALCEIVYEIPISR
- a CDS encoding M23 family metallopeptidase, with amino-acid sequence MTEPTPFHATDGRTHLSYELLTTNALPSSTQVRLDRVEVRDARTHRVVGSLSGQELADAANPVGDPLPGADGSTPAPPGPTPTVIPGSQQWVIWLDLALDRGKHVPKVLEHHLSGAVVTASGSSPFEETVQVTPTGRTAPMNLNAPVRPGTWYSSESCCGNTHHRRGLGPINGRFYVPQRFAIDWYRVGEQGQTWEGDPARLTSYLSYRQPVVAAAGGRVVEVQDGIPDNTPPVTPPVPPIEETVGNHVTLEVAPGRYLLYAHLKPGSLKVREGDRVEPGRVLGLIGNSGNSTTPHLHFQVMTTAEFFPTDSPPFTFRQFRVVGQVEPRIWDDNLGLQPTGVLPITPSPYEGPHRARYPLDREVLEF
- a CDS encoding RICIN domain-containing protein, whose protein sequence is MIQDVRCRRITTTALVLTAALTSVLLPAPGTAAAREAADTVQSFRSRATFACLDDSSEHGLRTTICHNNSHQKWTVHVWADGTRRMRNHATGLCLADYPDGDASTQPCDQGKDESWIVHRFPNGDVELKNQKTGRCLDDSEHGLRTFPCGTHTNPSLYQSWF